The window CCTGGGCCATCACGTTGAGCCGGGTGAGTTGCAAATTGGCCTGGGCCAGGTCTTCCAGAGCTTGTTCCAATTCCATTTTGCGGCTTTGGGCCTCTTCCAGCAATGTTTGGGCTTGTTGAAAATAATTCCAGGCCCATTGCGCTACCTGATAGATGGGTTGGTACACTGCCGCCATTACGCCCAGGATGGCCCAAATGGCCAGCAGCGGAGGAATAATAGTGGCCGGGGCGGAGCCTATTCCTACGATTCCAGGGATTACCAAAAGGCCGGTTTGGCCCAGGGCAATCACGGCGGCCGCCGAGAGGCTTAACAATGCCGCCGCCAGCGCCGTAGGTATTACCAACAGGGTCAAAAAACCCGGTACGCCCAACCATTGATCGCCCCAGTAAATAATTGTAATCAGGCCAATAATGGTCCCCCACTCTCCTAATCGAGGCCGCCAACTGTTCAGAAACCAGGCCGCTAATGTTAAGCCAAAGACCAGCAGGGTAAAGTCCAGCATGGTAGTCCAATCTGCTGTCTTCTGCTGAACCTGGCCTATTACCCCAGTAGCCACGCCAACTACCAACATCACGGCTATCACCCATACTGGGGAGAGGCGCAAATCGGATGCAAAATTGGAGGTTGCTCCCTTCATCATTATTCACCGTCATTTTTGGAAAAGTATCCCGGACAAACTTAGTTACCCCTCCCTTAACCATACCCGCATTTCACCGGGTTGCCGGTTGGCCCAGCAGCAGTAGGGGATGGCCTTAAAGGTGAAGGGGAGCATATTTGACGATTCCAGGGGCCGGTAAAGTGTATTCTGCCAGTCGTTTGTATCGCGGCGCAGGGCCTGGCCGGTTATCACAGACACGCCGCCCAAAAGATCGCGCTCAAATGTTACGGCCAGTTTATTCTCCCCGGGAATAAGCACGTGGGCCAGGTTGGGGCCGTTGTCCGCTTCTTCCAGGCAATAAACCACCGGGCCGCGCTGCAAGGCGAAACGCCCGGCATCTTGCCGGACCCGCGGATGCGCCTCTATCCGTTCCACCGGCATAGAGAGGGTCAATTCAACCCGGTCGCCGGGCTGCCAGGTTCGGTCAACTTGAGCATAGCCCCGTTCGGTCGCTGGGGGAACAATCTGTCCGTTGACCTTTATTTCGGCCCGGCGACACCAACCCGGCACGCGCAGGGCCAGGGAAAATTGTCCAGGCTGTTGGGGGTGAACGGTGAAGCGGACGGTCTCGTCCCAGGGATAACGGGTTTGTTGTTCTAGCCGAATGGCCCGGCCGTTCAGGTCAATTTGGGCCTCGGCGGTGGTGTAGAAATGAACGTAAATTTTGTTCTGGCCCGTTGAGTAGACATACTGGCCCAACCTGGCCAGCAGCCGGGCCAGGTTGGGCGGGCAGCAGGCGCAGTCAAACCATTCGCTGCGGCGATAGTACCCGGTTTTGTTGAGGAGGACGCCGGGATACGGATTGACCTGAGGAAAGGCCGCCAGGGGGTTGGCATAAAAAAAGCTAGCGCCGTCCAAAGAAACGCCGCTCAATACGCCGTTGTACAGGGCGCGTTCCAGCACATCAATATAAACACCGTCAGGGTCCAAATGAAACATACGGTGCGCCCAAAAAACCAGGGCGATGGCGGCGCAGGTTTCGGCATAGGCCATCTCATTGGGCAGGTCATAATCAAAGGTAAAACCTTCGTTGCTGAGGGTGGGGCCAATACCGCCGGTGAGGTACATCCGCTTTTCGGTGACATTCCGCCACAGGCGTTGCAGCGCCTCGAATAGGGTTGGATCGTTGGTTTCGGCGGCAACGTCGGCCATACCGGCGTACATATAACAGGCGCGTACGGCGTGGCCAACCACTTCTGTTTGCTCCCGCACCGGCAGGTGGGCCTGGTTGTACTGGTGGGTTCCGGCCCAATAATCTTTAACGGGGTCTTCGTTGCGCGCCCTGGCTTCCAGGTCAAAGTAATGCGGCTGCCGGCCACGCTCGTCAATAAAAAACTTGGACAGGTCAAGGTAACGTTTTTCGCCGGTAGCGCGGTAAAGTTTGACCAAGGCCAGCTCAATCTCCTGATGGCCGGGATAGCCACGCTTTTGGCCTTTTTGGGAACCAAAAGTCTGACCAATGTAGTCGGCGTAGCGGATCATCACCTTCAGCAATTTGTCTTTGCCCGTAGCTTCAAAATAAGCCACCGCCGCCTCAATCAGGTGACCGGCACAGTACAACTCGTGCCAGTCACGTAAATTGGCCCAACGATTTTCCGGTTCAATCGCGGTGTAATAAATATTCAAATAGCCATCCGGTTGTTGGGCCGTTTCAATCAGGTCAATCACTTTATCAACCAGTGCGGCCAATTGTTCATCCGGGTGAGAGGTCAAACTGTAGGCCGCTGCCTCGATCCATTTGGCCGAGTCTGAATCCCAAAAGCGGTGTGGTTTGTAAGGCATGCCTTCATGCCAATCCAGTTTCCACGCCTCAATCCGGCCGGTTTTTTTAAGCTGCTCGTATTCAATGGGCAGGGTGGCAGTGCGATTGGTGTCAATCCGCGCTCCCCAAAATCCCTGGCCAATGGTTACGTTTTTCAGGGGTACCGCCTTAATAGTGTTTGGGTACATTAGGAATCTCCTTAGGCCGTCTATCTTACTCGAATCTTTCTCCCGGGCCAAGTGTTACCCCCAAGACGGGCGAAGGATAAGGGCACTCCTCCTGGGATTTGGCCCAACCTTAAGAGGTGTCTGGTTATCATCGTTGTTAAGCAATAAGATTAGGGGTGTGTCGAAATTGGGTTTGGTAAAGGTGAGCATACAGCCCGCCCCGGGCCAGCAATTCCTCGTGGGCCGACCGAGACCCCCGACGATGCCCCTGTTCCACCAAACGGCCCTGATCCATCACCAAAATCACGTCAGCCGCCAGGATGGTGCTGAGCCGGTGGGCGATGACCAGGCTGGTACGTTTCTGCATAATGCGCTCCAGGGCTTCCTGAATGAGGGCCTCACTTTGGCTGTCAAGGCTGCTGGTGGCTTCGTCCAATATGAGCAAGCGCGGGTCTTTGAGGATAACGCGGCCAATGGCGACCCGCTGCTTTTCGCCCCCGCTCAAACGATAGCCCCGCTCCCCCACCACGGTTTTATACCCATCCGGCAACCCGGCAATAAAATGATGAATATTAGCGGCTCGACACGCGGCTTCAATTTCATCCTGGGTAGCCCTGGGTTTGGCATAAAGCAAGTTGGCCTTGATGGTATCGTGAAACAGATAGGTTTCTTGCGTCACCATGCCAATAGCCGAAACCAACGACTTTTGGGTGACATTCCGCAGATCGTGGCCGTCAATACAAATACGGCCTTCGGTAGGGTCGTACAAACGGGGCAGCAGGTAAGTGAGGGTGGTTTTGCCGGCCCCGCTGGGGCCTACCACCGCGGCCAATTGGCCCGGTTTGATCTCAAAACTGATCGCTTCAACGGCCATACTGCGGCTGGCCACAACCGCCGGGGTTGTAGACGAACGGCCATTATCGCCGTCCGGTAAGCGGTCTATGGTCAAACCCAACGCCCCGGCTCCGCCGTCGCCGCCGGCGGTATAACTGAACGACACATTTTCAAAAGTAACCCGGCCTGCCACATCCTTCAATTCAACAGCTTCAGGCCTGTCTTCAATTTCCTGCTCCAGGTCCAAAATTTCAAAGACACGTTCAAAACTGACCATACTGGTGGCTAACTCAATGTGGGCGTTACTCATCGCGCTCAAGGGGCCATAGAGTTGGGTCAAATAGGCACCAAACGCCACAATGGTGCCCACCGTGAAAACGCCCTCGATGACGAGATAACCGCCAACACCAAACACTACAGCCGTACCTACGGCGCTCACCAACCCTAATCCTAAAAAGAACCAGCGGCCAATCATCGCCGAACGAATCCCGATGTCGGCTACCAATCCGCTGCGCTCCCGGAATTTCTCCATTTCATCGGCTTGCCGGCCAAACAGCTTAACTAACAATACCCCGCTGACATTGAGCGTTTCCTGCATAAGCGCATTCATTTTGGCGTTCAGTTCCATACTGTCACGGCGTACTTCGCGCAACATCCGCCCTACCCGGCGGGTGGGCAAAACAAACAGCGGTAAAATGATGACACTCAACAGGGTTAATCGCCATTCCAGCGTGATCATAATGGCCAGCGTAGCAACGACAGAGACGACATTGGAAACAATATTGACGAATGTGCCGGTCAACGCACTCTGCGCCCCCACCACATCATTGTTCAAGCGACTCATCAATTCGCCCGTCCGTGAATACGTAAAGAACCTGAGGCCCATGCCATGCAGATGATTGAACAAGGCATTACGCAGATCAGCAATCAGATGCTCCCCCGTGGTGGCACTGAGGTAACGCTGAACCAGACCAACAAGCGCATTGACAAGCGGAATACCGATCATCGCCAGCGTCAGCCAGATCAAGCGAGTTACATCTTGATTGGGCAAGGCATTATCTATCAAATCTCGATACAGAAGGGGAGGAATGAGACTCAGGCCGGTGATCACAAAAATGGTTATCAGTAAACCAACCGTCTTAAGCCAATAAGGTTTGGCGTAACGCCACACCCGTTGTAAGAGCGCCCAACTAAATTGAGGCCGATCTCGTTCTTCATCATATCGGATGTAACTCCACCAACCGCCGCCATGCCACATTGATCCGTTACCTCACTTTCATTTTGGAAGCGTGTCTATCATTATACGTATCAATCAGCCTGAATCAACCGAAAGCATGCAAGTTGAGAACTTACATCCATCACATTTCCTCACTTTCACGCTTTCAAATTTGGGGATGAACGAGGAGAATAACGTTTAGTACTCCAGCCAGTGCCAGCAACTGAGCTGCCAATCATGTCCTTCCACGGCCAGCGCAGCCGCAAAACAAGGGTCTGGCTCCAGTTCCACCAACGACCAGCGAGCCGCTTCATAGGGGTCTTCCGCAATATTTAACAATTTGGCCGGTTCGCCCGGCGTGAAAGAAACCTCAAATTGATTCAGCGAGAAGGAAAGACCCTGGCCCCTGGCTTTGATATAGGCTTCTTTGCGCGTCCAACAATTGAAAAAGGCTTCGTGTTTCATCTCGGCGGGGAGGGCGTGTAATATGGCAAATTCGTTGGGGGTAAAAAAGCGTTTGGCAATCTGCTCACAGGCAAAATCGGTGTGAATGCGTTCCAGGTCAACGCCTATTTTTCGGCCACGGGTGAACCCATAGATAGCCAGGCCATGCGAATGGGACATATTGAAATTGAGCACATTGTGGCCAAGCAAAGTGGTCAAGCCCGGCTTGCCATAAGGGCCATAACTAAAGGATAATTCATGCGGCTCCATCTCCAGGTAACGCCCCAAAATGATTCTCAGCAAACCACGCGCTACAATGTAATGCTCACGGTCTTTCTCAAAATGAAAACGCGCCGCCCGGGCCTGTTCGTCGGGCGAGAGGATTTGTTGAAGGTCCTGCACCCACGACGGCTCCACATCTAAAGAAGCACGCCAAATGTGAATTTCATCCTGCGATAAATTTAAAATTTCTGGCGGATAAGACCAAAACGCAAAAGGGGTCATTGTTTGTTCTGAGTGATCAATAACAAGCATACTTTCCATCATCACCATTTCCAGGAATAGGTATCCAAATCTAAGCTAAAGAATATTTCTTCCCAAATAGATTGTTACAATTTTTATGCCAACCCAAAAACATCCAGGCCATATTTTAACAAAAAATAATTGGTTTTTCCTGTAAAAAGTATTGGAAAATTGTTAGAGATTAGCCCAAAAGTACTACATCTACCCTCCATAGGGTATCACGAAAAGACCTCCCTGGCAAAATCCCTGAGAGGTCTGCATGACTATCCGGCTTTTTGGTTATTTTCAAGGCGTGGTCAGTAACTTATCCACCGCTACGGTCAACTCGGCCAGGGTGCTGACCCGGTGGATGGCGTGGGTGTAAGGGAGATAGGCCGGCATATCGCTATCGCCGGCACCCCACTGGCGGGGGTGTTCCGGGTTGAGCCAGATGATGCGCTTGCTGCGCCGTTTGATTTGCTCCATCAAATCCAGGCGGGGATTGTTATAATTGTTGCGCGCATCGCCCACAAAAATAACAGTGGTGCGATGGTCAATAGCGCCGGCGTAACGCTGCATGAGCGTGTTCAGGCTATTGCCCAAATCGGTGTTGTAGTGGCCCGGCTGCAAGCGGGTCAGCACTACTTCAATGGCCACATCGGCCGGGTACTCGGCAAAATTCTGGCTAATGTCCTCCAGGTCGTCAATAAAGGCAAAGCTGTGCGCGCTGGCTACCTGGTCCTGCAACTCGTAAATCAGGCGCAGTAAAAATTCAACCACTGCCCGCATGCTGGTCGAAACATCACAAATGAGCAGCAGCTTGGGTTTGAGACGACGAGTTTTGAATTTGAGTTCCAGCGGCACCCCGCCGTAGATCAGGTTTGAGCGGAAGGTCCGTTTGACATCCAGCACGCCGCTTTTGCCCCGCTTCTGGCGCAAGGCCGCCCGGCTACGTAATTGCGCGGCCAAACGCCGCACCTGATCCCGTAAAAGCTGGGCCTCGCGCTCGCTGAGGTTTTTGAAGGGACGATGCATCAAATCAACGCCGTCCTGTTTTTGCTGCCGGTGACTCTCGGCCCGCTGGCGAGCAATGGCCGCGCCCACCTGTTGGGCTATCTGTTCCGCCAGCGCTTCGCGATTGGCTTCCATCCCTTCCACCAATTGGTCAATGGCTTTTTGACTCATCCCCAATTGTTTAAGCAATTCCGGCAGTTGGGCCAATAGCTGTTCCAGCAACTGCATGCCCAATTGGCGCTGGATGCGCTGCTCTAGCCAGCGCTGCTGAAAGGGATGGTCAGCCCGGGGCACGCCGGCCTGCCGGCCCAGCCGGTCAAGCATTTCTGGATTGGGATTTTGGCCCTGCAATAACCATTGTAACAACTGCATGAGATTATTGAGTTGGTTTTGGGCAGAAGCGGAACCTCCCCGCTGACGCTGCTGCATGTCTCGCCGCTGCTCGTTTTGGCGCATTTGTTCCAGCAACGCCCGCAAAGCCTGGGCCAGAAGTTGCTTCTCCTCCGGCGACAGATCATCCATAAGGTTGAGCAGCGGCGGGCCGCCGCTGCCAAAGTATAGCGGAAATAGTTGGTCAAAAATGGGCCGATCATTGGCTTCTTTCACCAGCGTGGCTCGCAGAGAAGCCTGGAACTCGTTTTTATTGAGAATGCCTATACAGCCGGTCGCCTTAAAAGCGTCCTCACTTTCGGCAATTGAAACGCGCACGCCCGCGGCCCGCAGTCCGGCAATAAAATCTATGATACGTTGATCCATAATTCATTCCCCCGCCTGGCCAGCAAAATTCTCCTCAGCTTAATGCATTACCTAACACTCGACACCCGCCCCTACTTATTGCCCAGCATCCGGTAACTCGCCCAATCGTCAGGATCAAAATCGCCGGGGCCGGGGCGACGCGTCCCCCCATTAGGCCCGCGGCGAGACAGGGCGCGTTTGGCTCTAATGATGTCGGTTTCATGTTTGAGCAGAACGCTCATGGTAGTTTCCACGGTTTTTTGGTCCAACTGGTTGGCATTGAGCTTGACCAGGGCTTTGGCCCAATCCAGGGTTTCGCTAATGGAGGGCGTCTTTTTTAAATCCAGGCTGCGCAATTGATTGACCAGCTCGACCGCCTGCCGGGCCAATTCCGGGGCCAGGTCGGGCACTTTTAGCCGCACAATGTCTAATTCCGCTTCAACCGTAGGATAATCCAAAAAGATATACAGGCAGCGACGTTTGAGAGCCTCGCTGAGTTCGCGGGTGTTGTTGCTGGTCAATAAAACCATGGGATGATGTTTGGCCTTGATCGTGCCCAGTTCGGGCACACTCACCTGAAAATCGCTGAGCACTTCCAGAAGAAAGGCTTCAAATTCCACGTCGGCCCGGTCAATCTCGTCAATGAGCAACACCACCGGCTGGTCGGAGGTGAGGGCCAACAACAGGGGGCGGGGCAGCAGAAACCGCTCAGAGAAAAAAATCTCTTCTTCGGCGGCAATACGGTCGGCGGCTTCTTTGAGGGAGACGGCGTCGCCAATCACGTTTTCCAGCTTGGCCCGCAGTAGTTGGGTGTAGAGCATTTGTTTGGCATATTCCCATTCGTAAAGGGCTTTGGTTTCATCCAAGCCCTCGTAGCACTGCAAGCGAATCAGGCGGCGGCCCGTAGCTGCGGCCCACACTTTGCCTAACTCGGTTTTGCCCACTCCGGCCGGTCCTTCGGTAAGAACGGGCTTGCCCAGTTGATCGGCCAGGAAAATAACGGTGGCGATTTCATCAGAGGCTATGTATTGCTGGTTAGCCAGATTTTTTTTGATGGTTTGCCTTGCTTCAGACATTGGTTACTCCTGTTACGGATTACGTATTGTTGGGCCGCAATGGCCAGCTTGCATTTTTAGGATTCTTTACGAAATACGTAATCCGGACTATACCGATAGGAATGATGACAACAGCGAATACGAAATGAGCAGGGGGTCAAGTTGCAGCGGGGGACAGCCGGCCATCGGACACAATGGGGATATTATGGCTGGCGAAGGGCCGATTGTCAAGGACAATGAGAATTATCTGGATCAGGATTTTCGCTTTCCCATTGACGCACATTCTCCAGATTCTTAAGGACAATAGCCTGGCCATGCCGGTTACCACCGGCCTGGTAGATAGACAGCGTCTGCTCAAAATAAACCCGGGCCTGGGCAAACTCCCCCTGATCCATGGCCATCAGGCCAAGATTATGCAGCGCAGCCGCTTCTCCGGCCAGGTCGCCAATTTTGCGCGAGATCTGGAGCGCCTGCTCAAAATAGGTCCGGGCCAGGGCATAGTCACCCTGTTTATACGACACGCCGGCCAGACTGATAAGCACCTGGCCCACACTCGCCTGGTCGCCAAGCTCGCATCTAATGGCTAAAGATTGCTCAAGGTAAGTGCTGGCGGCCGCATAATCGCCCTGCAACAGGCTGATATTGCCCAGGTTTTGCAGTGCCAAACCTTCGCCGGCCCGATAGCCAATCTGGTGAAAAATGCGCAGCGCTTGCTCATAATAGTGTTGGGCCTGAGCATAGTCGCCCTGTTTGCCACAGATATTGCCCAGGCTGTTGAGGGACAAGCCCTCTCCCTGCCGATAGTTCAACTCGCGGGCCAGGCGCAAGCCCTGTTGGTGATAGGTCTGAGCGCCGGTAAAATCACCCTGGAGATTGCAGATGCCACCCAGGTTGCCCAGAGCGGCTGCTTCCCCCGGCCGGTCGCCAAGCTCCTGATAAAGATGCAGAGCCTGTTCAAAATAAGCTCTGGCCTGAACATAATCGCCCTGGTGGCGAGCGACCAGGCCAAGATTCTGTAAACCCTGGCTTTTCAGGAGCCGGTCGCCAAGCTTACGGGAAAGGTCAAGCACGGTTTGGGCAAAGGCTGTGGCACCTGAGTAGTCGCCCACTGACCGGGCATAACGAGACCGGTAAACAGCAACTTGGGCTTGCTTCTGCGCATCCGGTAACGCGGCCACCACTTCTGCCAGCAACGCCAGATTTTCCCGGCGGGCTTCCCGCTGGCCCTGCAGGTCGTAAACTTTCTCCCGGGCCATCAGTAAGGCATAGCGTTCCTCGTAATCCGTTGGCGGGGTGAGATCAAGGGCGCGGCTGAGATAGGCGATGGCTTCAGCGTTGGCATATCGCGTGGCAGCCTGTTCCCCGGCCAGTTTGGCGTAACTGCGTTCCTGCTCAATCTCCCCGGCCTGGCCATAA is drawn from Anaerolineae bacterium and contains these coding sequences:
- a CDS encoding glycoside hydrolase family 127 protein; the encoded protein is MYPNTIKAVPLKNVTIGQGFWGARIDTNRTATLPIEYEQLKKTGRIEAWKLDWHEGMPYKPHRFWDSDSAKWIEAAAYSLTSHPDEQLAALVDKVIDLIETAQQPDGYLNIYYTAIEPENRWANLRDWHELYCAGHLIEAAVAYFEATGKDKLLKVMIRYADYIGQTFGSQKGQKRGYPGHQEIELALVKLYRATGEKRYLDLSKFFIDERGRQPHYFDLEARARNEDPVKDYWAGTHQYNQAHLPVREQTEVVGHAVRACYMYAGMADVAAETNDPTLFEALQRLWRNVTEKRMYLTGGIGPTLSNEGFTFDYDLPNEMAYAETCAAIALVFWAHRMFHLDPDGVYIDVLERALYNGVLSGVSLDGASFFYANPLAAFPQVNPYPGVLLNKTGYYRRSEWFDCACCPPNLARLLARLGQYVYSTGQNKIYVHFYTTAEAQIDLNGRAIRLEQQTRYPWDETVRFTVHPQQPGQFSLALRVPGWCRRAEIKVNGQIVPPATERGYAQVDRTWQPGDRVELTLSMPVERIEAHPRVRQDAGRFALQRGPVVYCLEEADNGPNLAHVLIPGENKLAVTFERDLLGGVSVITGQALRRDTNDWQNTLYRPLESSNMLPFTFKAIPYCCWANRQPGEMRVWLREG
- a CDS encoding ABC transporter ATP-binding protein; this encodes MWHGGGWWSYIRYDEERDRPQFSWALLQRVWRYAKPYWLKTVGLLITIFVITGLSLIPPLLYRDLIDNALPNQDVTRLIWLTLAMIGIPLVNALVGLVQRYLSATTGEHLIADLRNALFNHLHGMGLRFFTYSRTGELMSRLNNDVVGAQSALTGTFVNIVSNVVSVVATLAIMITLEWRLTLLSVIILPLFVLPTRRVGRMLREVRRDSMELNAKMNALMQETLNVSGVLLVKLFGRQADEMEKFRERSGLVADIGIRSAMIGRWFFLGLGLVSAVGTAVVFGVGGYLVIEGVFTVGTIVAFGAYLTQLYGPLSAMSNAHIELATSMVSFERVFEILDLEQEIEDRPEAVELKDVAGRVTFENVSFSYTAGGDGGAGALGLTIDRLPDGDNGRSSTTPAVVASRSMAVEAISFEIKPGQLAAVVGPSGAGKTTLTYLLPRLYDPTEGRICIDGHDLRNVTQKSLVSAIGMVTQETYLFHDTIKANLLYAKPRATQDEIEAACRAANIHHFIAGLPDGYKTVVGERGYRLSGGEKQRVAIGRVILKDPRLLILDEATSSLDSQSEALIQEALERIMQKRTSLVIAHRLSTILAADVILVMDQGRLVEQGHRRGSRSAHEELLARGGLYAHLYQTQFRHTPNLIA
- a CDS encoding 4'-phosphopantetheinyl transferase superfamily protein, producing MTPFAFWSYPPEILNLSQDEIHIWRASLDVEPSWVQDLQQILSPDEQARAARFHFEKDREHYIVARGLLRIILGRYLEMEPHELSFSYGPYGKPGLTTLLGHNVLNFNMSHSHGLAIYGFTRGRKIGVDLERIHTDFACEQIAKRFFTPNEFAILHALPAEMKHEAFFNCWTRKEAYIKARGQGLSFSLNQFEVSFTPGEPAKLLNIAEDPYEAARWSLVELEPDPCFAAALAVEGHDWQLSCWHWLEY
- a CDS encoding VWA domain-containing protein — its product is MDQRIIDFIAGLRAAGVRVSIAESEDAFKATGCIGILNKNEFQASLRATLVKEANDRPIFDQLFPLYFGSGGPPLLNLMDDLSPEEKQLLAQALRALLEQMRQNEQRRDMQQRQRGGSASAQNQLNNLMQLLQWLLQGQNPNPEMLDRLGRQAGVPRADHPFQQRWLEQRIQRQLGMQLLEQLLAQLPELLKQLGMSQKAIDQLVEGMEANREALAEQIAQQVGAAIARQRAESHRQQKQDGVDLMHRPFKNLSEREAQLLRDQVRRLAAQLRSRAALRQKRGKSGVLDVKRTFRSNLIYGGVPLELKFKTRRLKPKLLLICDVSTSMRAVVEFLLRLIYELQDQVASAHSFAFIDDLEDISQNFAEYPADVAIEVVLTRLQPGHYNTDLGNSLNTLMQRYAGAIDHRTTVIFVGDARNNYNNPRLDLMEQIKRRSKRIIWLNPEHPRQWGAGDSDMPAYLPYTHAIHRVSTLAELTVAVDKLLTTP
- a CDS encoding MoxR family ATPase, with the translated sequence MSEARQTIKKNLANQQYIASDEIATVIFLADQLGKPVLTEGPAGVGKTELGKVWAAATGRRLIRLQCYEGLDETKALYEWEYAKQMLYTQLLRAKLENVIGDAVSLKEAADRIAAEEEIFFSERFLLPRPLLLALTSDQPVVLLIDEIDRADVEFEAFLLEVLSDFQVSVPELGTIKAKHHPMVLLTSNNTRELSEALKRRCLYIFLDYPTVEAELDIVRLKVPDLAPELARQAVELVNQLRSLDLKKTPSISETLDWAKALVKLNANQLDQKTVETTMSVLLKHETDIIRAKRALSRRGPNGGTRRPGPGDFDPDDWASYRMLGNK